From the Streptomyces nodosus genome, the window GCGGGCGCGGGAGCCGCACTGGTCGCCGTGCTCGGCACGGTCGTGACCCTCGGCATGACCTCCGACAACGAGGACAACACCCCCTCGGGGAACGTCCAGGTGGACCCCGCCACGAGTCAGGACGCCGACGAGTACGGCCTCGACTCCGACCCGGCGGAGGAGCCGGGCGGCGGCTCGGACGGCACGGGCCGGGCGGGCGCCACCGCGGGTTCGGGCACACCGAACGCCCCGAGCCCCACGGACCCCGGTCCGGACGGCACCTACGGCACCGCGGACGACCCGACGCCGAGCAGCACCGGCGGGCGGCCGCCGGGCAGTTCGAGCACCCCGGGTTCGACCTCGTCCCCGTCCTCCTCGTCGCCGTCCACCTCGAGACCGCCGAAGTCGACGCCGCCGGCGTCCACGACCAAGCCGACCAAGCCGACCAAGCCGGGTAAGCCGACGACCGACGCGCCCCCGACCACTCCGACCGAGCCGGACACGGAAGAGCCGTCGGAGACCCCGACCACGTCCACCACGGCCAGCGGCCCGACGTCCTCCGTGCCCGCCACCACGACAGGTTCGGCGAGCGCGCCGGTGAGCGGCGTGTCGGACACGCCGAGCGGCTCCGACACGGTGATCTGAGGGCCCGTCGACGGAAAGGGCCGGGTCCGCTGTCCGGACCCGGCCCTCGTCGTCGTACCGTCCCTCAGAACAGGCGCAGCTTGTCGTCCTCGATGCCGCGCAGCGCGTCATAGTCCAGGACGGCGCAGCCGATCCCCCGGTCGGTGGCCAGAACACGGGCCTGCGGCTTGATCTCCTGCGCCGCGAAGACGCCGCGGACCGGGGCGAGATGCGGATCGCGGTTGAGCAGGTCCAGATAGCGGGTGAGCTGTTCCACCCCGTCGATCTCGCCGCGCCGCTTGATCTCCACGGCCACGGTCCCGCCCTCGGCGTCCCGGCACAGGATGTCCACCGGCCCGATCGCCGTCATGTACTCGCGGCGGATGAGGGTGTAGCCCTCGCCGAGGGTCTCGATGCGGTCGGCGAGCAGTTCCTGGAGGTGTGCCTCCACACCGTCCTTGATCAGGCCCGGGTCCACGCCGAGTTCATGGCTGGAGTCATGGAGGACCTCCTCCATGGTGATGATCAGCTTCTCGCCCGCCTTGTTGATGACGGTCCAGACGCCCTCCTCCTCGCCCGCGCCCTCCTTCAGGGTGCAGGGAGGGGACATCCAGTTGAGGGGCTTGTAGGCCCGGTCGTCCGCATGGATCGAGACGCTGCCGTCCGCCTTCACCAGGATCAGACGGGGCGCGGAGGGAAGGTGGGCGGTGAGCCGGCCCGCGTAGTCGACGGAGCATCGGGCGATGACGAGACGCATGGTCGGCAACGCTACTCGACTCCGCACCCCCCGCGCGATTCGCCCTCGGCGGCCGCTCCGTCCCGGGGGCGCCCCCGGGGTCCGCCGGGCGTGATCTCTCGGCCGTTCCCGCGGGGCGCGCACCGATGCTCCCCGAGCGCCCCTCCGGCCGCCCGTGCGCCCCGGACACCCTTCGGGCGACCCTTCCCGCGCGCGGTCCTCCCTCCGGGCCCTGGCCACTCCCGTAAGCCTCGGCGGGGCCTGTCCGGCGGCTGTGCGCCGGTCCGTCCGGGCTCGTTCCCCGGGGTCTTCGGGCCCGGTGCGGCCGTCTCTCGGGGCCTCTCCCTTTCACCCGGGATGCCCCTGTTCGTCTATGGCTGGTTGTGTGCCGTACGGGGTTTCACTGAATACGCATTCTTGTGGTGTCGTCACCGGCTGTTGCCTACCGTAGTAAACGGGAGGTCGCGCACCGTGTACTCAGCGTGTTCGACGGCGCGGGACTCCCCTATCTGTCCATCAACCCCTGTTGTCTCGGGGTGCGAGAGGAGTACCCATGTCGCTCGACGTCTCACCGGCCCTCCTGGAACAGGCCGAGCGAGGCGAGGTCGACGAAGCGGAATTCGTCGACTGCGTCCGGACCTCCCTGCCCTTCGCATGGGAGATGATCAGCTCCCTGGTGGCCCAGCTGAAGGTGGACGGCGGTACGTTCGCCGACAACCAGACGCCGCCGCCGGACGAGCAGGCACGTGGGCAACTGCTGCGTGCACTCGCGAGCGACGCGATACGCGGCGCCCTGCAGCGGCACTTCGGAGTGCGCCTGGCCTTCCAGAACTGCCACCGGGTGGCGGTGTTCCCGCTGGACTCCTCGGTGGACGACACGCTGGCCCGCTTCACCTCGGTCCGCAGCCAGGTGCTCAACCAGTCGCCGGAACTGCGCGACTGCTGAGCGCGGACCAAGCCGCCGGGCTTGCCGCTCCGTACACGGGAGGCGCATTCCGTGGCCGGGCGGCAAGCTCCCGTCGGCGGCCCGGGGGAGGGGTCGTGCGCGGGTGGACTCAGCCGAGTCGGGGAAGCACATCGGTCCCCAGCCTGCGTACGTTCTCCTCCGTCGCCGGCAGATCGCCCGAGCCCTCGACCAGCAGGGCGAAGCGGGTGATACCGGTCCGCTCCGCCGTCGCGGAGAGCCGGTCGACGCACAGCTGCGCGGTGCCCACCGGGTGCAGATCGCAGAGCAGTTCGGTGTAGGAGAGCGGGTCCCGCATCGCACGGTTCCGGCCGTCGATCGTCACATGCGCGGCGAGGCCCTGTTTCAGCCAGCCCGGCATGGCCTTGGTCAGCGCCTCCACCGCGTCGGACCGCCGGTCCGCGATCTGGCAGACACCGGCCGAGACATGCTCCGCGGCGGCGATCACCTCGCCGTCGACCCCGGCCGTGCGCGCGCAGCTCCGCCACAGTGCGACCATCTCCGCCTTCTCCTCGTCCCCCGCATGCATGCCGAGCAGCATCGGCAGGCCCCGCTCCGCCGCCAGGCGTACGCTCGCCGCCGAGGTGCAGGCGACGACGACCTCGGGCTGCCCGGTGTCGTCGAGCGCCTCCCGTGGCCGGGGGACGACCGGGACCTCGCGGAAGCTGAAGCGCTCCCCGGTGGCGGCGACGGAGGGTTCGCGCAGCCAGCGCACCAGCAGATCGAGTGATTCGGGGAAGCCGGTCTCGTACGCCTCGAGGCCCGAGCCGAAGACCTCCAGATCCACCCAGGGTCCGCCGCGCCCCACCCCGAGCGAGAGGCGCCCGCCCGAGGTGACGTGCAGCAGGGCCGCCTGCTCGCCCAGCGCCACCGGGTGGACGGTGGGCAGCACGCTCACCGCGGTGCCGACCCGGATGCGACGGGTGCGGCCCAGCAGCAGCGCCGCCAGGGTGATCGCCGACGGGCAGGTCCCGTACGGCACGAAGTGGTGCTCGGCCAGCCATACGGTGTCCAGTCCCGCCTCCTCGGCGGCCTCGGCCGACCGCACCGCGCGGTGCAGCGCCTCCCCCTGGCCCTGGCCCGGAAACTGGGCGGCCAGCACAAAACTTCCTACGCGCATCGCAGTTCCTGCTTTCCTGGCTCCGACACGGAGCTCCCCCGCTCGGCATAACTGCGTGACAAGTGCCTAAGTCACGGCGTGACGGCGGGATTTCCGGATTGTCTGCAGAATGAACCGATGAAGACGGGTTCTGTCGGAGACGGTGACGAAGATGACCTCCCGCCCGCTCCGCGTACGCTGGAAGCGGTCCCTGCTCCCTACGGCCCGTGAGGTGTTCTGTGTCCCCGCGTCGCAACCGACCCAAGGGCGCCGGTTTCTCCGGCCGGAACGCGGACGACGACGACAGGTCCCGTTACGGCGGCCTCCAGTTCACCGAGAGCTGGGGCGGCGAGCAGTGGTGTGTGCGTCATGTGGCGGGCGGCAGCACCGAGGGCAAGAGCTACCGCTGCCCCGGCTGCGACCAGGTGATCCCCTCGGGCGTTCCGCATGTGGTGGCCTGGCCCGAGCACTCGGGCGTGGACGAGCGCAGGCACTGGCACAAGGCCTGCTGGAACGCGAAGGACCGCCGCACCACGCGGGCGCAGCGGTCCCGTAACGCGCCGAAGTACTGAACCGGCCCTACACGTCCCGCTTCTCCAGCAGCAGATAGGCACCGGCGAACGTCACGACCGTCACGCCCAGGGCGATCCACAGCGGGTCCCAGCCGGACGGTCCTGAGTCGCTCAGCGAGTTGGAGTAGAAGATGCTGAGCTGGTTCGGGATCGAGTACTCGAACAGCGCCTGGCGTACGCTCTCGAGCGACTGCGTGACCATGAACAGCGCGATGACCAGCGGGGCGAGTACCGTCCCGATCATGATGGTGATGGCGCCCGCGGAGTGCCGCACGATCGAGCCGACGAGCAGCGAGAGCAGGCCGAGCAGGGCGATGTAGAGCGAGATGCCGACGGTGCCCTTCAGCCACTCCGCCCTGGTGGGATCGGTGATGCCGTGACTGCCCAGCATGGCGATCTGGGCGAGGGCGACCACGAAGGCCGCCACCAGGGTGACCACGAAGGAGACCAGGAAGAAGACGATCGCCTTCGCCGTGAGCACCCGCCCGCGGCTGGGGCACGCGGTCATCGTGGTGCGGATCATGCCGGTGCCGTACTCCGACGAGGTGGTCAGCACGCCGAGCGTGACGATGCACATGGAGCCCAGGAGCAGCCCGAAGAACCCGAGGGACAGCGGTTGCACCCGCTGGCCCTCGTAGGTGGAGTGCGCGACCACCGCACCCGCTGCGAGGCCGAGGCCGATCACCAGCAGGACGAACACCCCGAGCGTCCACATCGTGGAGCGCAACGATTTGATCTTCGTCCACTCGGAGGCGATGGCGTGACCGAGGTGGGTCCGCACCACCGGGATCGGCGAGACATAGGTGGGGTACGCGGATCCGGGCGCCGCCTGGATGACGGGCTCGGCCTGCGGCATCGGGGGCTGGGGCGTGCTCATCGGGCGTCCTCGGACTCGGTCGGGGCGGCGGTGGCCTCCGGCTCGTGCGGTGCCGAGAGCTCGGGGGCGGCGGGGGAGGGCGGCGCGGACGGCTGCTGAGGCGCGGGCGCGGCCGGCGCGGCGGCGGGCTCCGCGGGCGCCGGCCGGGCGTGCGGGCCGGGCTGCCCGGCCGCGGGGCCGACGGGCGCCACAGGGGCGGCGTAGGGGTTCGCGGGCGCCTGCCCGGGCCCTCCCTGCGCGGTGGGCGCATGACCGCTCTGCTGGGGCGGCGGAGGGGCGTACCAGCCCGGCTGGCCCTGTCCCGGCACCGGCATGGGCAGGGGCGGCAGGGCGCCCGGCGGCAGCGGCTGCATCAGCCCCGCCTTCTGGTCGGTGGTGGAGCGGTAGTCGACCGCGCCCTGCGTCATCCGCATATAGGCCTCCTCGAGCGAGGCCTGGTGCGGGGAGAGCTCCCACAGCCGGACGTCGACGTCATGGGCCAGATCGCTGATGCGCGGCAGCGGCAGCCCGGTGACGCGCAGTGCGCCGTCCTGTTCGGGCAGTACATGGCCGCCCGCCTCGGTGAGCGCGGCGGTCAGCTTCTCCCGCAGCTGGGGCTCGGTGTCGGGGGTGCGGACGCGCGCGAAGCCGGCGGAGTTGGCGGAGATGAAGTCCCGGACGCTCATGTCGGCGAGCAGCCGGCCGCGGCCGATCACGATCAGATGCTCGGCGGTCAGGGCCATCTCGCTCATCAGATGGGAGGAGACGAAGACGGTGCGGCCCTCCGCCGCGAGGGACTTCATCAGATTGCGCACCCAGAGGATGCCCTCGGGGTCCAGGCCGTTGACCGGCTCGTCGAACAGCAGCACCTGGGGGTCGCCGAGGAGCGCGGCGGCGATGCCGAGCCGCTGGCCCATGCCGAGTGAGAACCCCTTGGAGCGTCTTCGGGCGACGTCCTGGAGGCCGACGACCCCGAGCACCTCGTCGACCCGGCGCGCCGGGATGCCGGAGAGCTGGGCCAGGGACAGCAGATGGTTGCGGGCGGACCGGCCGCCGTGCACGGCCTTGGCGTCGAGCAGGGCACCGACCTGCCGGGCCGCGTTGGGGAGCTTGCGGTACGGATAGCCGCCGATCGTGACCCGGCCCGCGGTGGGGTTGTCCAGGCCGAGGATCATCCGCATGGTCGTCGACTTGCCGGAGCCGTTGGGCCCCAGGAAGCCGGTGACGGTACCCGGGCGCACCTGAAAGGAAAGGTTGTCCACGGCCGTCTTGTCGCCGTAGCGCTTCGTCAGGCCGACTGCCTCGATCATGCTCCGCACCCATCGAAAGGTTCAGGACGTCGGGGCCCACACTGCCCCCGTAAGGGTTAGGAGGATAACCGGGGACTGACGGTTCCACTCAAGAGAGGGCAAAAGTTCGCAGGTCGTGCGGGGGAGTCCGGCCTTGACGCGGTATATCGCGGGGCGGGAGGGATCTTTCCTGGTCAGAGGCGGTCGGGCGGCCCGGTTCCACGGCGGGGCGGGTTCGCCGGCCGGAGCCGTGATCGCGCGGGGCGCCCTGGCGCCCGGGCCGGGCTCGCGATCCGCGAAGCCCTGTGCCACCAGATGACCGGTGGCACAGGGCTTCGCGGAGGTCGGGATGCTACGGGCGCGGAGCGTCAGCGGGACTGCTGCGCGGGAACCCCACGGGTGACCGGCTCGTCCTCGACCGGCGCGCCCGCGGCGGCGACAGCGGCGCCGGTGAGCGTGGCGAGCATCTCGCGGACGTTGGTGAGCTGGGCGTTGATGGAGTCGCGACGGTTCGTCAGCGCCGCCAGCTCGCGCTCGGATTCCGAGCGGATGCGGTCGGCCTTGGCGTTCGCGTCGGCCACGATGTCCTCGGCCTGGCGCTGGGCCGTCTCCACCGTCTGGCGGGCGCGGCGCTCGGCGTCGGTGCGCATCTTCTCGGCCTCGAGACGCAGCTGCTCGGCGCGGTGCTCGATCTCGGCGAGGCGCTTCTCGGCCTTGGCCTGCCGGGAGGCCAGATCACGCTCGGACTGCTCGCGGCGCTTGGCGAGGTTGGTCTCGAAGTCGGCGGCGGCCTGCGCGGCCTTGGCGCGGGTCTCCTCGAAGAGAGCGTCCGCCTCCTCGCGCTTGGACTGTGCGTCCTTCTGCGCGTCGCTGCGCAGCTGCGCGGCGTCGCTCTTGGCCTTGTCGACGATCCGGGCGCCCTCGTCCTCGGCCTTGGCCTTGCGCTCCGTGGCGAACGACTCCGCGTCGTTGCGCACCTGCTGGGCGGCCGACTCGGCCAGCTCCCGGTGCTGCTCGGCGGCGCGGCGGGCTTCCTCACGCAGCTCCTTGGCCTCCTCCTCGGCAAGACGGAGGATCTTCTCGACGCGCGCGCCCAGACCCGCGTACGACGGCTCGGCGTCGCTGACGGCGGCTTGGGCGTTCTGCGTCTCGAGGTGGAGCTCCTCGATGCGCTTTTCCAGAGCGGTGATGCGGGTGAGAGCACTGTCACGGTCGGAGACGAGCTTGCCGATGCGTTCGTCCACCTGAGCGCGGTCGTACCCACGCCGCACAAGCTCGAAGCCGTAGGGGGAAGTGTCGCTCATGGGGTTCCTGTCGAAAGAGACCGGTGAGGTGATAGGGGAATCCTAGGGGGCAAAGCGGCGTGTCATCGAGCGGATACGTGTTTGATCTGGAGAATGACACCCCTTTTGGGTGGCTGAGTGTCAGAGGGCTTGCCAGGACCTGTACGAAAAGCCCCGGCAAGCCCCGAATGGGCGTTTCGGCTAGCCCTCTGACGTCTTGCCGCCCGAACGAGGCGCCCCGACGGTCGCCCCGGCCTTGACGCCTCCGTCCTTGCCTCCCGAGGGGGCCTCGAAGGACTCCAACGCCTCCAGGACGTCCTGGACACGGGAGATCTCGGCATTGATGTCCGCGCGCCGGCGCACCAGGACCTCGAGCTCCTGCTTGCCCTCCTCGACGGCCTGCCGGGCCTCACGGACCGCCTCGGCCTTGATGTTCTCGGCCTCGGCGACCAGCTTCGCCTTCTTCTGCTCGGCCTCCTTGAGCAGCGCCTCGGCCTTCTTGACCGCTGCGATACGGACCTTGCTGGCCTCGGAATCGGCCGCCGAGGCGGTCTCCTTCGCCTGCTCCTTGGCCTTCGCCAGCTGCTCCTCGGCGGCCTTGATCAGCGCATCGCACCGCTCGCCCGCCGACTTCATCGCCTCGGCCGACTCCCGCCGCGCCCGGTCGTGCAGCTCCTCGATCTCGCTGGTGATGCGGTCGCGCAGCTCCTCCGCCCGCTCCCGGATCGCGGCGGCGTCCCGGCGCGTGCCGGCGAGCAGCTCGTCGGCGTCCGCACGGGCCCGCTCCACCAGGGTGTTGCCCTCGACCGTCGCCTCGGCGACCAGACGATCGGCCTCCGTGCGGGCCGCGCCCACCATCGAGTCGGCCTGGGTCTCGGCGTCCGTCGTCGTACGGCGCGCGGTCTGCTGCGCCTCCGCGAGCAGCTTGTCGGCCTCGGAGGCGGTCTCCGTGATGAGGGTGTCGACCTGCTCGGCCGCCTCGGAGCGCCGCTTGTTGGCCTCCTTGCGCGCCTCGTCCAGGGTGTGCTCGGCCTCCTCGCGGGCGGCCGTGGTGACCCGCTCGGCCTCGGCCTGCGCCTCGGACCTGAGCCGCACCGACTCGCTGCGCATCCGCTGGGCGTGCTGCTGCGCCGACCCGACCGTCTCGGCGGCCTCGGCACGCAGCCGCTCCGCCTCGTCGCCCGCGTCCGACAGCAGCTTCTCGGCCGCGTCCGCGGTCTCCGACGTCAGCCGCTCTGCCTCCGACCGCGCCTCGGTGATGAGGGTGTCGGCCTGCACGGCCGCGTCCGAACGGATCCGGTTGGCGTCCTGGCGCGCCTCCGCACGGGTGCGCGTCGCGTCCTGCTCGGCGCCCGCGATGGCGTCGGAGGCCTCCGTCCGCACCCGTCGGGCGTGCTCGGCGACGTCCGAACGGATCCGGTCGGCCTCGGCGATCGCCTCCGAAACCGTGCGCTCCGCGAGGGACTTGGCGGCACCCGACTCCTCGGTGGCCTCCCGCCGCAGCCGCTCCGCGTCCTCGGTGGCCCGCTCGCGCTCCGCATGAGCGTCGGCACGGACCCGGTCGGCCTCCTCCTGCGCCTCGGTGCGGGTGCGCTCCGCGGTGTGCTCGGCGGCCGAGCGCAGCCCGGAGATCTCCTCCTGCGCCTGGTCGTGCAGCCCGGCCACGGAGTCCCGGACCTGCTGGGCGTGCTGCTCGGCGGCGGACACCATCTCGGTGGCGCGCCGGTCGGCCTCCTCGACCAGCCGTACGGCCTCGGCCTGGGCCTCCTCGACCCGGGCGCGCGCCACCGAGAGCAGCTCCTCGCTCTGCTCGCGGGCCCGCTCGCGCTCCTGGTCGGCCTCCTGACGGGCCGAGCCGAGGAGTTCCTCGGCCTCGCGACGGCGCCGGGCGGCCTCCTCCTGCGCGGCGGCCAGGGTCTCGGTGGCCTCGGCACCCAGCCGCTCGGCAGCCGCCTGCGCCTCGGCGCGCACCCGGTCGGCGGTGTCCTGCGCCTCCGACTTGAGCCGCTCCGCCTCGGCGGCGGCCTCCGAGCGCAGCCGTACGGCGACGGACTCGCCCTCCGCACGGGAGGCGGACGCGTCCGCGGCGGCCTCCGTGCGCAGCCGGTCCGCCTCGGCCTCGGCCTGCGCCTGAAGCGTCCGGATCCGCTCCGCGGCCTCGGTGCGCAGCCGGTCGCTCTCCTCGACGGCCTCCCGGCGGATCCGCTCGGCCTCCGCACGGGCCTCGTCGAGCGCCTGCTCGGCGGAGGCGAGCCGCTGCTCGGCCTCGGTCCGCAGCCGGGTCAGCTCCTCGGCGGCCTCCTCCCGGCGGGCCTCGACCGCACGCTCGGTGTCCTCCCGCAGGGCGAGGGCGTCCCGCTCGGCCTCGGCCTTGGTGGCCTCCGCCTGCTTCTCGGCCTCCTCGCGGTGCTTCTCGACCTCCTTGCGGGTGCGCTCCAGGGTCTCCTCGGCCTGGCGGCGCAGCGTCGTGGCGCGCTCGATGGCCTCGGTGCGCACCTTCTCGCTGTCGTTGGTGGCCGCTTGGCGCAGCTCGTCCGCGTCGGCCTTCGCCTTGGCCAGCAGTTCCTCGGCGGTCCTGGCCGCCTCCTCGATCTGCTGGACGGCCTCGCGCCGGGCCTCGGAGCGGATCCTCTCGCCCTCGGCGACCGCCTCGGCCCGCAGCTGCTCGGCCTCGCCGCGCAGCCGGCGCGCCTCCTCCTGCAGCTCGACCGTCTTGGCGCGGTACTCCTTGGTATCGTCCTTCGCCGCGCCCTTGAGCTGCTCGGAGATGTCCTGCGCCTCGGAGCGCAGCCGGTCCGCCTCGGCCTCGGCCTCCTTGCGGATCCGCTCGGCCTCCTCGGAGGCCGCCCTGGTCGTCGCCCTGGCGTCCTCGGAGGCCTTGTTCAGGACCTCCTCGGCCGTACGGGCCGTCTTGGCGAGCTGGGAGGCGCTCTCCTCGGCCGTGATGGTGCGGGCCTTCTCGGAGGCCTCCGCGAGGATCTTCTCGGCCTCGGTCCTGGCGTCCGCCACCGACTGCTCGGCCTCGGCCTTGGTGGTCTCCGCCTCCTTGGTGGCCTCGCCGACCAGCCGGGCGACCTGCTCCTTGGCGGTGCGGGTGCGCTGCTCGTTCGCCGACTCGGCGGAGGCGAGCGACTTGGCCGCGGCCTCCTTCGCCTCGGCCACCACCTTGTCGGCCTCGGCGCGCGCCGCGCGCAGCGCCGCCTCCGCCTCGGCGATCCGCTGCTCGGCCGCGCGGCTCACCTCGGCCGCCTGCCGGCGGACGGCGTCGGACTCGGCCGCGGAGCTTGAGCGCAGCTGCTCGGCGTGGTCCGTGGCCTCCTGGGCCTGGCTGGACGCGGCGTTCAGCAGCCGCTCGGCGTCCGCGCGGGCCCGGCGCAGCAGCTGCTCGGCCTCCGCCCGGGTGGCCTCGGCGTCGCTCTGGAGCCGCTGTCTGGCCTCCATGGTGAGCCGCTCGGCCTCCGCGCGGGCGGCGGCGAGCGCCTGCTCGGCCTCGGCGCGCGACTCGTCCACCAGACGGCGGGCCTGCGCCTCGGAGCGGGCCCGCAGCTGCTCGGCCCACGCCACGTTCTCGTTGACGTGGGACTCGACGGTCTGCCGGCGCTCCGCCAGCTCCTGGTCGAGCTGCTGGCGACGGGTGACCGCCTCCGAGTGCAGCTCGGCCTGGAGACGCGCGGTCTGTTCGGCGTGCTCCTGGAGGATGCGCTGCGTCTGCGCGCGGGCCTCGCTCAGCTCCCGCTCGGCGTCGGACCGCATCTGGTCCGCCTGCATCTGCGCATTGCGCAGCATCTGCTCGGCCTGATAGCCGATGTCGGCCCCGTCATAGGAGGGACGGGTCATGAGGGTGCGTCGCGCCTCGTGCAGCTTGGCGCGCAGCACCTCTACCTGGTAGCCGAGGTCCTCGGCGTGCTGGATCGCCTTTTCCCGCTCGGTCTTCAGCCGCTCCATCTCGGCCTCGAACCGAGAGAGGTGGTCGACGTCAGCCGCCGGCTCTCGCTCCTGGCGTTCGTAGCCCCGCACTGCGCGGTCCCATCCGTCCCCTGGTCGCAAGCTTCTCCAAACGAGCTCCGTCCATCCGCCGGACGGGGCCCCCGGGGAATGGTGTCAGATCAACGGCGGAGCACGGGCAGCCGCCCCGGTGCTCTGTCCCCCGAAAACACGGACCCCGGCCACAGGCCCTGTCGTCGAACTCCCGTCTGCCCGGCGGACAGAGGGCGGGAATGGGCCGACAAGGCCTGGCGTCCCACCGGTCAGGCAGGACGCGGTCACCCTGGTGCAGCGGCGACCGCCCCCAACCCTACCGGCCCTTATGTACGGGAGTCAGTGCTCAGGTGACTCAACGGCCGCGGATGTGACCAGTTCTGTGAGAACTCCGTGACAATCCTTGGGGTGCAGAAAGGTGATCCGGGACCCCATGGAACCCCGTCGTGGCTCGTCGTACAGCACGCGCACGCCCTTGTCCCGGACGGCCTCCGCGTCCCCGTCGACGTCCGCCGTGCCGAAGGCGATGTGATGTACGCCCTCCCCGTTCTTGGCGAGCCACTTCGCCACGGCGGAGTCCTCGCGGACGGGTTCCAGCAGCTGGAGGTAGGAGGCCCCGCCGTCGCCCGTGTCATTGATCTTCAGCATGGCCTCGCGGACGCCCTGTTCCTCGTTGATCTCGGTGTGGAACACGGA encodes:
- the mce gene encoding methylmalonyl-CoA epimerase, with protein sequence MLTRIDHIGIACFDLEKTVEFYTSTYGFSVFHTEINEEQGVREAMLKINDTGDGGASYLQLLEPVREDSAVAKWLAKNGEGVHHIAFGTADVDGDAEAVRDKGVRVLYDEPRRGSMGSRITFLHPKDCHGVLTELVTSAAVESPEH
- a CDS encoding coiled-coil domain-containing protein, whose translation is MSDTSPYGFELVRRGYDRAQVDERIGKLVSDRDSALTRITALEKRIEELHLETQNAQAAVSDAEPSYAGLGARVEKILRLAEEEAKELREEARRAAEQHRELAESAAQQVRNDAESFATERKAKAEDEGARIVDKAKSDAAQLRSDAQKDAQSKREEADALFEETRAKAAQAAADFETNLAKRREQSERDLASRQAKAEKRLAEIEHRAEQLRLEAEKMRTDAERRARQTVETAQRQAEDIVADANAKADRIRSESERELAALTNRRDSINAQLTNVREMLATLTGAAVAAAGAPVEDEPVTRGVPAQQSR
- the scy gene encoding polarized growth protein Scy, giving the protein MRGYERQEREPAADVDHLSRFEAEMERLKTEREKAIQHAEDLGYQVEVLRAKLHEARRTLMTRPSYDGADIGYQAEQMLRNAQMQADQMRSDAERELSEARAQTQRILQEHAEQTARLQAELHSEAVTRRQQLDQELAERRQTVESHVNENVAWAEQLRARSEAQARRLVDESRAEAEQALAAARAEAERLTMEARQRLQSDAEATRAEAEQLLRRARADAERLLNAASSQAQEATDHAEQLRSSSAAESDAVRRQAAEVSRAAEQRIAEAEAALRAARAEADKVVAEAKEAAAKSLASAESANEQRTRTAKEQVARLVGEATKEAETTKAEAEQSVADARTEAEKILAEASEKARTITAEESASQLAKTARTAEEVLNKASEDARATTRAASEEAERIRKEAEAEADRLRSEAQDISEQLKGAAKDDTKEYRAKTVELQEEARRLRGEAEQLRAEAVAEGERIRSEARREAVQQIEEAARTAEELLAKAKADADELRQAATNDSEKVRTEAIERATTLRRQAEETLERTRKEVEKHREEAEKQAEATKAEAERDALALREDTERAVEARREEAAEELTRLRTEAEQRLASAEQALDEARAEAERIRREAVEESDRLRTEAAERIRTLQAQAEAEADRLRTEAAADASASRAEGESVAVRLRSEAAAEAERLKSEAQDTADRVRAEAQAAAERLGAEATETLAAAQEEAARRRREAEELLGSARQEADQERERAREQSEELLSVARARVEEAQAEAVRLVEEADRRATEMVSAAEQHAQQVRDSVAGLHDQAQEEISGLRSAAEHTAERTRTEAQEEADRVRADAHAERERATEDAERLRREATEESGAAKSLAERTVSEAIAEADRIRSDVAEHARRVRTEASDAIAGAEQDATRTRAEARQDANRIRSDAAVQADTLITEARSEAERLTSETADAAEKLLSDAGDEAERLRAEAAETVGSAQQHAQRMRSESVRLRSEAQAEAERVTTAAREEAEHTLDEARKEANKRRSEAAEQVDTLITETASEADKLLAEAQQTARRTTTDAETQADSMVGAARTEADRLVAEATVEGNTLVERARADADELLAGTRRDAAAIRERAEELRDRITSEIEELHDRARRESAEAMKSAGERCDALIKAAEEQLAKAKEQAKETASAADSEASKVRIAAVKKAEALLKEAEQKKAKLVAEAENIKAEAVREARQAVEEGKQELEVLVRRRADINAEISRVQDVLEALESFEAPSGGKDGGVKAGATVGAPRSGGKTSEG
- a CDS encoding ABC transporter ATP-binding protein — its product is MIEAVGLTKRYGDKTAVDNLSFQVRPGTVTGFLGPNGSGKSTTMRMILGLDNPTAGRVTIGGYPYRKLPNAARQVGALLDAKAVHGGRSARNHLLSLAQLSGIPARRVDEVLGVVGLQDVARRRSKGFSLGMGQRLGIAAALLGDPQVLLFDEPVNGLDPEGILWVRNLMKSLAAEGRTVFVSSHLMSEMALTAEHLIVIGRGRLLADMSVRDFISANSAGFARVRTPDTEPQLREKLTAALTEAGGHVLPEQDGALRVTGLPLPRISDLAHDVDVRLWELSPHQASLEEAYMRMTQGAVDYRSTTDQKAGLMQPLPPGALPPLPMPVPGQGQPGWYAPPPPQQSGHAPTAQGGPGQAPANPYAAPVAPVGPAAGQPGPHARPAPAEPAAAPAAPAPQQPSAPPSPAAPELSAPHEPEATAAPTESEDAR
- a CDS encoding SCO5389 family protein; the encoded protein is MSLDVSPALLEQAERGEVDEAEFVDCVRTSLPFAWEMISSLVAQLKVDGGTFADNQTPPPDEQARGQLLRALASDAIRGALQRHFGVRLAFQNCHRVAVFPLDSSVDDTLARFTSVRSQVLNQSPELRDC
- the nucS gene encoding endonuclease NucS, whose product is MRLVIARCSVDYAGRLTAHLPSAPRLILVKADGSVSIHADDRAYKPLNWMSPPCTLKEGAGEEEGVWTVINKAGEKLIITMEEVLHDSSHELGVDPGLIKDGVEAHLQELLADRIETLGEGYTLIRREYMTAIGPVDILCRDAEGGTVAVEIKRRGEIDGVEQLTRYLDLLNRDPHLAPVRGVFAAQEIKPQARVLATDRGIGCAVLDYDALRGIEDDKLRLF
- a CDS encoding ABC transporter permease, which gives rise to MSTPQPPMPQAEPVIQAAPGSAYPTYVSPIPVVRTHLGHAIASEWTKIKSLRSTMWTLGVFVLLVIGLGLAAGAVVAHSTYEGQRVQPLSLGFFGLLLGSMCIVTLGVLTTSSEYGTGMIRTTMTACPSRGRVLTAKAIVFFLVSFVVTLVAAFVVALAQIAMLGSHGITDPTRAEWLKGTVGISLYIALLGLLSLLVGSIVRHSAGAITIMIGTVLAPLVIALFMVTQSLESVRQALFEYSIPNQLSIFYSNSLSDSGPSGWDPLWIALGVTVVTFAGAYLLLEKRDV
- a CDS encoding LLM class flavin-dependent oxidoreductase; protein product: MRVGSFVLAAQFPGQGQGEALHRAVRSAEAAEEAGLDTVWLAEHHFVPYGTCPSAITLAALLLGRTRRIRVGTAVSVLPTVHPVALGEQAALLHVTSGGRLSLGVGRGGPWVDLEVFGSGLEAYETGFPESLDLLVRWLREPSVAATGERFSFREVPVVPRPREALDDTGQPEVVVACTSAASVRLAAERGLPMLLGMHAGDEEKAEMVALWRSCARTAGVDGEVIAAAEHVSAGVCQIADRRSDAVEALTKAMPGWLKQGLAAHVTIDGRNRAMRDPLSYTELLCDLHPVGTAQLCVDRLSATAERTGITRFALLVEGSGDLPATEENVRRLGTDVLPRLG